The Clostridia bacterium genome includes the window AAGCTTTGTATGGGACATAATAAAAGGACAGGCAAATCCTTGGATTTACTTGTCCTTTTATTATGTAAATTAAGCGACCTGCTCATCGATAAGCTTTTCTGCTGTTGCAGCTGTACTGATTGGCTTTGTAATTAAAGCGAGTACAAGCGCAACTGCAAGCAAACCTGCCGAGATCATATAGGCCAAATTATAAGCTCCTGTTCGGTCAACAACTATACCAGCGATGATTGGACCAATTATACCGGAGATTCCCCATGCAGTATATAATACGCCGTAGTTGCCTCCGAAGTTTTTGACTCCGTAATAATCTGCCACTACTGAAGGGAAGAGGCTGAGCAGTGCTCCGTAGCCTATACCTGCAAGGGCTGTCCCTATTGATATGGCTAATGGTGTAGAGTAGCCAGCAAACAAAGTCATATTTACACCTTGAAGTACAAAGACAATCATCATCGTTCTTACGCGCCCGATTTTATCAGAAAGAAAACCAGCTGCAAGTCGGCCACAAGCATTGAATATAGCCAGCAACCCAACTAAATAGAAACCTTTTTCCCAATTTGCCTGTGTCTTTGCGATTGTCGCTATGTTGCCTATAATCATTAGACCAGCTGAAGATGCAAAGGCGAACATAAGCCAGAAAAAATAGAATTGCTTTGTTTTGACCATTTCTTTCCAAGAGAAGTCTTTGGCAACTACCTTTACGGTTTTTGTTTCCGGTAAATTTGCTGGTGTTGGTGCAACATATCCTGATGGAGGATTATTTATCAATTGGGCTACAGGTGTAGCAATGAGGAGGATGAAAATCCCCAATACAAGAAAAGTCCTGGATATGCCATAATTCTCTAATAACATAGTAGTAAGGGGGGCAATGTATAGTGATGCCAATCCCATACCGCTTACTACAATGCCGGTTACCATACCTTTTTTAGAAGAATGAAACCATTTCAATGCGGGGGGAGTTACAGAAGCATAAGCAAATCCGATACCTCCACCAGCCAGTATTCCAAATGTTATGATCAGCAGTGGTACGCTATGTATAAAACTTGATAGAATTAATCCTGTACCAGTAAAAATTGCACCTAAAGTTACTACTTTACGAGGGCCAATTTTATCCTGGAGTCTTCCTGCAAAAAGCAACGTAATAGCCCAGACGACTATTGCCACCGAGTATGGAAGTGAGGCATCGCTATTTGTCCAGTTCCAATCATGAACCAGAGCCTTTTTAATAACACTCCATGAATAAAGGACACCCAACGTCAAGTTGATGCATAAGCCGGCAAAAAGAACCTTCCAGCCGTCTTTAATTGTTACATTCCTTTGCATAATAAACCTCCGTTTTTGTAGTTTTAGTACTATAAATGGATTATAAACCCTTGAGTAACTCCAAGGTCAATATGAAGTATTCTAAAATGTTGTAAACAGAAGGGGCCTGCGGTATAATTACTTCTAACTGGTGCAGCCGCTAGTTAATAATCCTTTAAGTGCGGAAAGGAGATATTCGAATAGATTTATGAAAGATAAATTTTTAATCGGAGAATTATCAAAGCTCTTTAATGTCAGTACAGATACTCTAAGGCATTATGATAAAATTGATCTACTGAAGCCGGACTATGACTATAATAATAGCTATAGATATTATAGTATAAGAAATTTTTTCAAACTAAGCAGGATCCTTTTTTTCAAGAGCCTTGATATTTCTTTAGAGAATATCAAGAAATACATGAACAACAAGAATACGAACAATTTGTTGAGTCTGCTCAAAAGGAAGGAAGAAGAAATTGATATCAAGATAAACAGACTAACCAATCTCAAAAAGAAAATTCAAACAAAGCTTGAGCTTCTGGAAAGTATAAACAGCGAGCTGGACCAAGTAAAAATAAAGAGAATTCCGGAGAGAACCGGTGTTTTCCTGGATATGAATGATGTTGAAAATGACCGTGAAATCGTTCAGGCCTTTAAAGAGAATGAAAAGTACCTAAAAATCAGTTCCTGGCTGATTGAAGGCCAGATATACACCTCTCTGTCAAAGGAAAATATGGAGCATCGTATACTTAATAAATTCAGGTATTTCATTGAAATTGTGACACTAGACTCAGAACCCTGCAAACAGATGAAGGTGATTCCCGAGAACGAATATGCATGTATTGCCTTTCTGGGGCCTTATAGGGACATGGGAAAGCATTATGAATTGCTTATCCGTTGGATTGATGAGAATGGGTACCAAATAGCAGGAGATTCTATCGAAAAGAATATCGTGGACTACGGCTTCTCAGATTCAGAGAGTGAATATATCTCTGAAATACAAATTCCAATCAAGAAATATGACGCAAGGCACGACGTTTAGTCAGTTATATATAGTCTTATAAAAAAGACTAATAAGGGGGTACGGGCTTGAAAGCAATAATTATCGGTGGAAGCTCGGGGTTAGATTTTGAAATAGCAAAACAGCTCAGGGAGAAGGGCATTGATGTACTGCTTATCGTATTATCAGGCTGCATGAGTGGAAAGCTATATGCAGGAGTTTCAGATCAAATTGAATAGGAGGTAATACAATGCTGCCAAATAACCCGAATTTAAATGCAAAGTATGATGAGAATAAAACTAAGGAAATATGGCTGGCAGGCGGTTGTTTTTGGGGCGTAGAAGCATATATGGCCAGAATATACGGCGTATACGACGTCACCACAGGGTATGCCAATGGAAATAAAGAAAATCCAACCTATGAGGAAGTATGTACCGGCAATACCGGTTTTGCAGAGACGGTGCATGTGCGCTATGATCCGGGTAGGATAGGGCTTAAGGCGCTGCTTATGGATTTTTTTAAAATTATCGATCCAACCAGTAGGTTTAGGCAGGGGAATGATGTGGGAAGTCAGTACAGGAGCGGAATCTATTATATAGATAAGGGTGACAAGGCTATTATTGATGAAGTGGTAGCCCAGGAGCAGAAAAAATACACACAAGAAATACAAACAGAGGTTTTGCCTTTAGATAATTATTTTTTAGCAGAGGAATATCATCAGGATTATTTAGAGAAAAATCCAAATGGTTACTGTCATATTGATTTTGGCCACTTGAAGGAGCAATCTGTTACGATTGACCCAAAAGATTATCAAAAACCTGATGAGGAGTTACTGAAAAAGGTACTTACGGATACTCAGTACAAGGTGACCCAGGAAAGCCAGACGGAGCGCGCTTTTTCTAATGAATATTGGGATAGCAGGCAAAAAGGTATCTATGTGGATGTTGTAACCGGGGAACCTTTGTTTTCCTCTACTGACAAGTTTGAATCAGGGTGCGGATGGCCAAGTTTTACAAAACCAATCGTACCGGAAGTTGTTACATACGAAGAAGATAAAAGCCACAGCATGGTTCGCACCGAAGTTAGAAGCAGGAGCGGGGATTCTCATTTGGGGCATGTATTCGAGGATGGTCCTCAGGACGAAGGTGGGATGCGCTTTTGTATCAATGGTGCGTCTTTAAGATTTATCCCCATTGATCAAATGGATCAGCAGGGTTATGGATATCTCAAATATCTTGTGAAGTAAGAACTAAGCGGCGGGTATGAATTTGTGATTGATAAATGGAGAAAATAGTGATGACACATAAATACGTGATAAGCTGTGACATGAAGTTTAAAGGAGATAAAAATGTTATTTGAAGACTTGAACTTAATTATGCCTATTCAGAAGGCTCTAAAAACTGAAAAATATGATAAGCCCACTCCTATACAGGAAAGGGCTATTCCATCAATACTTGCAGGAAGAGATTTACTGGGATCTGCTCAAACAGGCACTGGAAAGACAGCCGCCTTTGCTATTCCAATATTACAAATCCTTTCTCGTGAAAAAAGGGTTGCAAAGGATACTCATAAAATAAGGGCATTAATACTGGCTCCTACCCGTGAACTGGCTATTCAGATCGGAGAGAGCTTTGAAGCTTATGGCCGGTATTTAAGTCTTAGGACTACGGTCATTTATGGCGGAGTATCACAGCATCCTCAAACTGACGCATTAAGAGCAGGGGTTGATATTTTGGTTGCAACTCCCGGTAGATTGCTTGATTTGCTTAGTCAGAAACACATTAACATACATAATGTAGAAATGTTTGTACTTGATGAGGCAGATCGTATGTTAGATATGGGAATGGTGAATGACGTAAAGAAAATAATAGCGCAGATGCCCAGGAAGAGGCAGAATATGTTATTCTCTGCAACCATGCCGCAAGGAGTATCGCAGCTTGTAAATTCCATTTTGGTAGACCCTGTTAGGATAGAGGTGGAGCATAGTACATCCACTGCTGCCAGTATTAAGCAATCAGTATATTTTGTTGATGGAATAGACAAGACAGCGCTGTTGATTCACCTTTTGAAAAATAAAGCTATTGTTTCTGCATTAGTGTTTACACGAACAAAGAGAAGAGCAGATAAAGTCACCAAGGCCCTTGAAAAAGAGGGGATAAAGTCTCAGGCTATTCACGGAGATAAATCACAGAATCTTAGGCAAGCTGCTTTAAATGGATTTAAGAACAGGGAGCTAAGGGTTTTAGTAGCAACTGATGTAGCGGCAAGAGGCATTGACGTGGAAGAATTGTCACATGTAATCAATTATGACTTGCCTAATGTGCCGGAAACTTATATACATAGAATTGGGCGTACTGGAAGGGCTGGTATGGGAGGAATTGCAATTTCCTTCTGTGACAATCAAGAAAAACCAGACCTTAGAAATATTGAAAAGCTCAGAGCAAAGCCAATAGAAGTAATCAAGAACCATCCATATCCATTAATGAATATGGTATTGGAACAGAATAGAGAGCTTGCCAAAAGGCCTCATAGAGCTTCAGCAGAAAAAACCGGTCCAAAAGCAGATACAAGGAGAGATGGAAAAAAAGCGCCCGGAAAACAATGGCCTAAAAAGGGCAGACCTAAAGATAACCCTCAAAGATAGTTTGAGAGGAGAACTAAAACTTTAATATAGCAGCCGGCTGAGGTGTTTTCACTTTGGCCGGCTTTTTGAATGGATAATACTAAAAGTATTGACACAGTATATTAAAAGTATTATAATTTATTTAGTAAATTACTAAATTACTAAACTAGTAAATATTTGAGGAGGTAAAGTAATGAAAATACCAACTACATTAAAGCATAAACCGGTTATTGTTTCTGAAAACTATGAGAATGTTGACGGCAGATATGCTTATAATACCGATGCAAAAGGTCTCTCATTAGGATTAGCCCAGTGGAATGACCGTGGCAAGGTAGATGTTTCAGCCAAAGTATGGAGGTATACAGGAGAAAAATGGTCCAGACAGTCAGAAGAACTGCCGTTGCATCGTGTGCTTGATCTTGCAATTCTCGTCTGTAGAGCTCAACTTCATTTTAGGGAAGCTTATCGATATGAGAAATTATATGACACAGAAAACCCTGTTATCGATAGAGTGGGATTACAGGGTGATGCTATGACTGTAGCTGTATGTACTGACAATGAAAAGATAGATGAGGATATAAAATTATTCAGCCAGGCACTCAGCAACGATAGTGAGCTTATTGGAGAGCGCTTGAGTACTTTATCAAGAGTTTTAAAAGAGATGGGATATTAATAAAGAGGATGAAAAAGAGGGTGATATCTAATGGAAAGGAAAAAAGAATTAAAATTGCAGTACAAACAAACGAGGCCACAGATGGGAATATTTATAATCCGTTCTAAGGTCAACAATAAATGCTATATTCAAACAACTCAAGATTTGAGAGGCGTGATCAATGGTGCTAAAGCCAGACTGGAAGGTGGCCAACATCTTAATCGTGAGCTGCAGAAGGAATGGAATGACTTTGGTTCTGAGAATTTCACAATTGAAATTCTTGAGAATATTCAATATGATAAGGACGAATCGAAAACCGATTATACAGAAGACTTGGCACTGTTACAAATGATTTGGGAAGAAAAATTGGCTGGGGAAAATATTGAGTTCTATAAAAAAAGAATATGACCATGGAATTAGAAAGATTATGGTGCCAGACTTCGAACCTGGGAGCTTGCTATCTGCATTAAGATAATAAGGTCTTGTGTTTTGGGTCTGGCACTTGGTATATGCAGCATATTTAATGCAAATTCTATAATTAAATAAAAAATTGACTATGTGCGTCTGAATCGCCTTTGAAGATTTTGATGCGCATTTTGTTTATTAAGGAGGTATGTATATGGCAGTGATTGAGCTTCACAAATTGACGAAATACTACGGCAAGCATAAGGGCATCAAAAACATCTCCTTTGATATAAAAGAAGGTGAGATATTTGGCTTTATAGGACCTAACGGGGCAGGCAAAAGTACTACAATAAGGACTTTACTGAATTTAATATATCCCACAGGGGGCAAAGCATTTATTTTCGATAAGGACGTTGTAAAAGATTCGTTGGAGATACGCAGGAATATAGGATATCTGCCCTCGGAGGTAAATTACTACGATGACATGAAAGTATCTGATCTTCTCCAGTTTTCCCAGGCTTTCTACAAGAAAGGGAATCCCCAAAGAGTGAAAGAGCTGGCTGATCGGCTGGACTTGAATCTAAATAAGAGAATCGAGGACTTATCCTACGGGAATAAGAAAAAAGTCGGCATTATCCAGGCTTTGCTGCATGAACCGAAGCTTCTGATATTGGATGAGCCGACTGGTGGCTTGGATCCACTAATAAGAAATGCATTTTTTGAGATTTTGAAGGAAGAGAATCAAAGAGGCGCTACCATTTTCTTCTCATCCCATATACTTTCCGAGGTTCAAAGCATGTGCAGCAGAGTTGCAATCATCAAGGAGGGAGAGCTTATCAAGGTTGAGTCAATAGAAACCCTGATAAAGAACCAGTTCAGGAAGGTTAAGATAACCTTCGGCGATCAAAAGGGAAGAGACTTTAATATTGAGGGAGGTAAAAACCCGGTATGGGAAGGGAACACCCTGCAGCTTCTTTATGGAGGAGAAATTGGAAATATGCTTCAAAAGCTGAGTCAAGTAGAAGTCAAAGACTTGCTTATTGAAGAACCATCCTTGGATGAAGTCTTTATGCATTACTATGAAAATAAGGAGGAACAGACAAAGTGATATATAGACGTGAAATGAACAGAAACCTGAAAGCACTGATTATCTGGACCCTGGTTATGAGCGGAATTGCAATTCTTAACCTTATGATGTTTCCGGATGTAGCGAAGCAGCAGGCAGCAATAGACCAGCTTATGAGGCAGCTGCCACAAGGCATTATAAGAGCTTTCGGGTTGAATAGGCTGAGCATGGCGGACCCGTTAGGCTATTATGCAACCAAGGGATATCTGATGATAATACTGTTCGGCAGTATTTATGCCGTTATGCTGGCTGGAAACATGCTTTCCAAGGAGCATAACGAAAAGACTATAGAATTTTTGCTATCCAAGCCGATTACAAGAAGTGGGATAGTGACACAAAAGCTTTTGGCTATTCTTACTAACCTGCTTATTTTTAATTTGGCTATAGCCATTGCCAATTATATTGGTTTTAAAATGGCTGACGCCGAATTTGACATAAGAGTATTTATACTTCTTTCAGTAGCACCGTTTTTGCTCCATCTGGTATTTGCAAGCTTTGCTTTTTTATTGTCCAGTCAAATGAAAAAAAGCAGAAACATAGTCTCCATCTCATTAGGCCTGGTTTTTGTCATGTACTTTTTAGATATACTGTCCAGCATCTCGGATAAGCTTGAAAGCTTAAAGTACATAACGCCCTATGAATATGTTGATCCCGTGGAGATTGTCATCAATAAAAGCATCAGTGCAACTTATCTGGGTATAATGGCAGGAGTGATCTTCATATGTATTTTAGCTTCGTACTTGATATATCAGAAAAGGGATATAGCAGTATAATACAATGCGCATAAATGAATAAAAAAACACCCTATGCGGTCTTTTAAAATTGCAGTATTCATAAGAGAATTGTATAATTAAATAAAAACAGGGTCATTTAGAAATTTAAGGCAATAAGAGGAGTTGTTACGATGAGTGATGTAAAATCGGGTGAAAAATATGAAACTGCAATATTTGCAGGAGGCTGTTTTTGGTGTATGGTTTCTCCGTTTGATGTCTTGGATGGAATAACTGAAGTGAAATCGGGTTATACGGGAGGACATAAAGAAAACCCGACATATAAGGATGTAAAAACACAAACATCAGGGCACTATGAAGTTGTAAAAATTATCTATGACCCTGATGTTATAAGTTATGATAAGCTTCTACAAGCTTATTGGAG containing:
- a CDS encoding DEAD/DEAH box helicase gives rise to the protein MLFEDLNLIMPIQKALKTEKYDKPTPIQERAIPSILAGRDLLGSAQTGTGKTAAFAIPILQILSREKRVAKDTHKIRALILAPTRELAIQIGESFEAYGRYLSLRTTVIYGGVSQHPQTDALRAGVDILVATPGRLLDLLSQKHINIHNVEMFVLDEADRMLDMGMVNDVKKIIAQMPRKRQNMLFSATMPQGVSQLVNSILVDPVRIEVEHSTSTAASIKQSVYFVDGIDKTALLIHLLKNKAIVSALVFTRTKRRADKVTKALEKEGIKSQAIHGDKSQNLRQAALNGFKNRELRVLVATDVAARGIDVEELSHVINYDLPNVPETYIHRIGRTGRAGMGGIAISFCDNQEKPDLRNIEKLRAKPIEVIKNHPYPLMNMVLEQNRELAKRPHRASAEKTGPKADTRRDGKKAPGKQWPKKGRPKDNPQR
- a CDS encoding ABC transporter ATP-binding protein; protein product: MAVIELHKLTKYYGKHKGIKNISFDIKEGEIFGFIGPNGAGKSTTIRTLLNLIYPTGGKAFIFDKDVVKDSLEIRRNIGYLPSEVNYYDDMKVSDLLQFSQAFYKKGNPQRVKELADRLDLNLNKRIEDLSYGNKKKVGIIQALLHEPKLLILDEPTGGLDPLIRNAFFEILKEENQRGATIFFSSHILSEVQSMCSRVAIIKEGELIKVESIETLIKNQFRKVKITFGDQKGRDFNIEGGKNPVWEGNTLQLLYGGEIGNMLQKLSQVEVKDLLIEEPSLDEVFMHYYENKEEQTK
- the msrB gene encoding peptide-methionine (R)-S-oxide reductase MsrB encodes the protein MLPNNPNLNAKYDENKTKEIWLAGGCFWGVEAYMARIYGVYDVTTGYANGNKENPTYEEVCTGNTGFAETVHVRYDPGRIGLKALLMDFFKIIDPTSRFRQGNDVGSQYRSGIYYIDKGDKAIIDEVVAQEQKKYTQEIQTEVLPLDNYFLAEEYHQDYLEKNPNGYCHIDFGHLKEQSVTIDPKDYQKPDEELLKKVLTDTQYKVTQESQTERAFSNEYWDSRQKGIYVDVVTGEPLFSSTDKFESGCGWPSFTKPIVPEVVTYEEDKSHSMVRTEVRSRSGDSHLGHVFEDGPQDEGGMRFCINGASLRFIPIDQMDQQGYGYLKYLVK
- a CDS encoding DUF6530 family protein, which translates into the protein MKIPTTLKHKPVIVSENYENVDGRYAYNTDAKGLSLGLAQWNDRGKVDVSAKVWRYTGEKWSRQSEELPLHRVLDLAILVCRAQLHFREAYRYEKLYDTENPVIDRVGLQGDAMTVAVCTDNEKIDEDIKLFSQALSNDSELIGERLSTLSRVLKEMGY
- a CDS encoding GIY-YIG nuclease family protein; protein product: MERKKELKLQYKQTRPQMGIFIIRSKVNNKCYIQTTQDLRGVINGAKARLEGGQHLNRELQKEWNDFGSENFTIEILENIQYDKDESKTDYTEDLALLQMIWEEKLAGENIEFYKKRI
- a CDS encoding GyrI-like domain-containing protein translates to MKDKFLIGELSKLFNVSTDTLRHYDKIDLLKPDYDYNNSYRYYSIRNFFKLSRILFFKSLDISLENIKKYMNNKNTNNLLSLLKRKEEEIDIKINRLTNLKKKIQTKLELLESINSELDQVKIKRIPERTGVFLDMNDVENDREIVQAFKENEKYLKISSWLIEGQIYTSLSKENMEHRILNKFRYFIEIVTLDSEPCKQMKVIPENEYACIAFLGPYRDMGKHYELLIRWIDENGYQIAGDSIEKNIVDYGFSDSESEYISEIQIPIKKYDARHDV
- a CDS encoding OFA family MFS transporter, which translates into the protein MQRNVTIKDGWKVLFAGLCINLTLGVLYSWSVIKKALVHDWNWTNSDASLPYSVAIVVWAITLLFAGRLQDKIGPRKVVTLGAIFTGTGLILSSFIHSVPLLIITFGILAGGGIGFAYASVTPPALKWFHSSKKGMVTGIVVSGMGLASLYIAPLTTMLLENYGISRTFLVLGIFILLIATPVAQLINNPPSGYVAPTPANLPETKTVKVVAKDFSWKEMVKTKQFYFFWLMFAFASSAGLMIIGNIATIAKTQANWEKGFYLVGLLAIFNACGRLAAGFLSDKIGRVRTMMIVFVLQGVNMTLFAGYSTPLAISIGTALAGIGYGALLSLFPSVVADYYGVKNFGGNYGVLYTAWGISGIIGPIIAGIVVDRTGAYNLAYMISAGLLAVALVLALITKPISTAATAEKLIDEQVA
- a CDS encoding ABC transporter permease subunit; the protein is MIYRREMNRNLKALIIWTLVMSGIAILNLMMFPDVAKQQAAIDQLMRQLPQGIIRAFGLNRLSMADPLGYYATKGYLMIILFGSIYAVMLAGNMLSKEHNEKTIEFLLSKPITRSGIVTQKLLAILTNLLIFNLAIAIANYIGFKMADAEFDIRVFILLSVAPFLLHLVFASFAFLLSSQMKKSRNIVSISLGLVFVMYFLDILSSISDKLESLKYITPYEYVDPVEIVINKSISATYLGIMAGVIFICILASYLIYQKRDIAV